GATGCCGACGACCAGCGCGACGACGACGATCAGCGAGCTGCCGCCCGCGATGCCGGCCGAGCGCAGCGTCCGGGAGCGGCGGTACCGCTCCCGGGCGACTTGCCGTTCGCTTTTTACATAACTCACTTCAGGACGGGCGCGTTCGTGGCCTTCGACAGCCACTCCTGCTCGATGCTCGCGAGCTTGCCGTCCTTGCGCAGGGCGTCGACGGCACCGGAGACGCAGGTGGTGAGCTTCGAGCCCTTGTCGAGCACGAGGCCGAACTGCTCCGGCGTCCCGACGGTGTTCTCGAACTGGCCGACGACCGCCGCGTCGGTGATCTCGGCGCCGGTGATGTAGAACGCGGTCGGCAGGTCGACGACGATCGCGTCCACCTGACCGTTCTTCAGCGCGGTCTTGGCCAGGTCGTTCTTCTGGTAGATCGAGGGCTTACCGGTCGGCTTGATGACGTCCTCGATCACGCCCAGCGACGTGGTGCCGACCTGCGCCCCGAGCCGGTACTGCTTCAGGTCTGCGATGCTCTTCGCCTTCGCGGCCGGCGAGCTCTTCAGCGCGATGACCGCCTGCCGGACGTCGTAGTAGCCGGACGAGAAGTCGACCGCGTTCTTCCGCTCGTCCGAGATGCTGACCTGGTTGATGTCGAAGTCGAACGTCTTCTTGCCCGGCGCGATCGCGTTGTTGAACGGCACGGTCACCCAGGTCACCTTGTCCTTGGGGTAACCGAGCTGGTCGGCCACGGCGTAAGCCACCGCGGACTCGAAGCCCTTGCCGTTCGTCGGGTCGTCGTCGACGTACCAGGGTCCGTACGCCGGCTTGTCGGTCCCGATCGTCAGCGTGCCCGACTTCTGCGTGGGGAGCGATCCGGGCGCGCACTCGGACGACGCGGAGGCGCTCGCCGTGGTCTCGGTGTCTTCGTCGGCCGGCGCGCAGCCGGCGGTCCCCAGTGCGACGAGCAGAGTGAGGGCCAAGGCGCGAACGGCGGCCACAGGGAGAGAGGCGCGGGTCATCGAATCTCCGACTCGAACGGTAGGAAATAACGCTGCGCCAGCGTACGTCGCTGACCGGGACGCGACACCCCACCGGGGGCGCGTTGCAGCAGAACCGTAATGAGCCTGGTCACCGACTCAATTCCGCTTTCAAGGCGAGCGCCACATTCAGGAAGATTTCGTCCTGCTCGTGAGCGCTCAACGCGGTCAACGGTCGCTTCACCGAGTTGGCCGCGTGGAACCGGGCCAGGTCCGGCTGGTGGTCGAACAGGCACGGGTTGACGACGATCGGGATGATCCGGCAGCCACCGGCGGCCGCCGCCTGCAACAGCTGGGGCAGCTCGATCTCGCTGATGAACTCCGAGATCAGGAAATCCGTGCTGACCAGCACGATCGCGACCTGCGCCCGGTCCAGCGCGGTCGCGATCTCCGCGCGCCAGTCGTCGCCGGCCACCACCCGCCGGTCCGACCACAGGTCGATCGTGCGATCCCGGACGAGCGGCCGCAGGTGCCTGTCGAGGCGCTCCAGCCACGCCTGGTCCCGGTGGCTGTAGCTGACGAAGACCTGGTCGCGGACGCGCGGCCGGCGTTTCCCGACCAGTTCGTAGAGCCGATCGACCGAGAGTCGACGCAGGTAGAACAGCAACTGCGGATCCTCGACGACGAGGTGCCCTGGGCTGGGGTCGTAGTGCAGGTGGGTAGCGGCCTCGGCGTCCACGTCGCCCAGCCCGTCGGGGCACTTCTCCGCCAGCGTGGCGAAGCCCGGCCAGAGTTCCCGGTCGGCCTGCTCGACCCGAACGATGCCGTCGGCGCCGGTCCGGCCGGCGTCGCGCAGTGCGGCCAGCAGAGCGACGCATCCGGTCGCGTCGGCGCCGTCCAGTGCGGCGAACCGCCGCAGCGCCGGGCCGTACTTACGCTCGCAGGCCTTGAGCACCTCGGTC
This genomic window from Cryptosporangium minutisporangium contains:
- a CDS encoding ABC transporter substrate-binding protein produces the protein MTRASLPVAAVRALALTLLVALGTAGCAPADEDTETTASASASSECAPGSLPTQKSGTLTIGTDKPAYGPWYVDDDPTNGKGFESAVAYAVADQLGYPKDKVTWVTVPFNNAIAPGKKTFDFDINQVSISDERKNAVDFSSGYYDVRQAVIALKSSPAAKAKSIADLKQYRLGAQVGTTSLGVIEDVIKPTGKPSIYQKNDLAKTALKNGQVDAIVVDLPTAFYITGAEITDAAVVGQFENTVGTPEQFGLVLDKGSKLTTCVSGAVDALRKDGKLASIEQEWLSKATNAPVLK